The Methanohalophilus portucalensis DNA window CGACAAGAGAAAAACTATTTCCTTTTGAAGGGACACATGAGTATTTAGATTTCAGTATTCTTGACGGAAACACTGAAACCAGGGCAATTCGGGGTAACATTGAAATGGCAGTGCCCAACAGAGCAACGTTGATTGTTCTGAAGTTAAAAGCTGTATGGGATCGAAATAATAGAATATCCCAAAGAAAAAGTTATGATATTGAATGGGAATCCGGAAAACTTGTCAAAGACTATGCAGATATTCTTGCATTAATTGACCCCAATAATGGTGGGAATGATGTGGAAATCTCCGTCTTAGGTAAATTTATGAACACATATCCATTTCTAAAAGAATCTCTTGCATCAGTAAGTGAATCAGATGATGGAATCGAAAAATATGGCAGAATGCCAGAAAGCACCGCTAAAACGATTATTGGACAGATACTTTCTTTGATTTGATTAAGGTCATTTAATGGCTAAAATCACACTGGAGATTTCCTTTCTGCCCATCCTTCTTAAAATAATAGCAACCCCGGAAGATTGTAGAAAGCAAATTTACCATTCTACAACCCCCGGACTTCTGTTTTTGTGGCAGTTCAAATCAATTTCTCAAAAATCTTACTGGACAATGTATGTAACCCGGACTGACATTGAAACCCTGGACTCTCCCGGCTCAATTGGTGTTGCCGGTTCTTCAGCAGCATCCATTGCCACACTCTCTTCATAATATGTTCTTGGCTGTGTACCATCGGATATCGATGATGACTTCACACCTACGATCTCCACACCCAGATTCTCAGCCAGTACTTCGGCCTTTGATGATGCATCGGCCACAGCTTCGGTGATCAGGTCCTCATGCAATTCTTTCTGTTTTTCATCAGATACACTAAAAGAAACTCCGCCGATCTGATTTGCTCCTGCAGATGCAGACCTGTCAATAATCTCTCCGAGGATATCGAGGTTTGTAGTGGTAATCTGCACACTATTGGAAGCTGAATACCCTTCAATTGTCCGTGTCTCTTCTCCATAGTTGTATTCAGGCCTCACAGAAACATGTGATGTCCGGATATCTTCATCCTCCAGACCAAGATCCTTAAGTTCCTCGATAACCGCATTCATGACATCTGCATTCTCCTGACTCGCTTCTTCTGCAGTGGGAGCCATGATCTCTGCACCAATGTTCAGAGTTGCAGTGTCGGGCATAACCATCATTTCTGCATTTCCATTCATTTGCAGAGTGTTTTCTGAATCACTGTCAGATCCATCGACAGATCCTGCATACAATGTGGCTGCCATTAGCACCAGCACTACTGAAAGTGCAATTATGATGTAATATGACTTATCTTTATTATTTTCCTGAGCCATTTTATCCTCTCCTTTATTCATATACTAGATGTACCGCCATGTATTAAAAAATTGGCTAAGGTTCGGATTCGTTCGAAGTTACATCAAAAGAGACAGACAGAGAAAACCCCTTCTCTGCTCCGGTATTTCTAATCCACTTCTTATGCTAAAGAATAGTTTATAACGTCTGCTGACACCCCAAACGTTAGTTGTGCAAATCTCTCAGGTTGCAAACGTGCAAAATTTGCAAAAAGACTATTAATTTGTCTTTTAATCCCTAATGGCAGGGGAATATTCCAATGATGGATAACAGGGATGATCTGGTTCATATTCTACATGATACCCGTTTAAACACTGTTTTATCCTGGGCTATCGTACTGGTACTTATATTCCTGGCAACCGTGAATTTTTTTGAAGGACGTTTCACATGGACAATTCTAATAATCTTTATAGTAATTATCGTTATTTTGCCAGGAGTATTTTTTTGTAAGCCATCGGTAATGCCATCCTGGTTACTGTTGCTTCTGGTACTGATCCCTATTGTTGGAAATACAACAGCCTATTACTTTTTCCTTACACGAATTCCTGTGTATATCTCAGTCGCTACGCTCTCCCTTTTAATTGTAGCGGAATTAAACTGGTTTACTTCAGTGCGAATGAATCCAAAATTTGCAATTTATCTGGTGATAATTACGACACTTGCTGTAACCGGCATGTGGCATTTCATGAGATGGGTGCTGGACGTAATGATTGGAACCACATTTCTCCTTGATGGCCGCTCGGTGGATGCAATCAATGCTGCAGTAATGTATGAATTCATCTATGCACTGATTGCTGGTATAGTTGCAGGTGTTTTGTTTGGATGGTATTTCAAAACCATGATGAAAAAAGGCGCTTCCAGCATAATATTTCCAGACAGGGGTATGGTTGCATCTCAGGAACACATCTATTCAGAACCGCCGAAGGTTATTAGGAAACTACTGGGGTTATCTGTCCAGAGGCAAAAGAATATAACAATATTTCTGCAGGCATGTCTTGTAGTATTATTCATATTTGGTATTTTTTCAAGGGAACTGCACATATTGCGAAGTGCATTTTTAGCACTGATAATTACCTTCGTGCCTGCATTTATGAGACACAGGCATAATCTTTCTCTTGATCCGTCACTAACTTTGTGGATAACGATTGCAGTATTCCTTGATGCTATTGGTACATTTTGGTTATATGATAACCTTGCCAGATGGGATAATCTGACCCACGCCGCATCTTCAAGTACGGTTGCGGCTGCAGGATATGTAATTTTAAGGGCTATTGATATTTATGACCCCGAAATTAACATACCACCAAGAACGATGTTTGTATTTATCCCCCTGTTCATCCTTTCAGTAGGTGTCATGTGGGAGATTCTGGAATTCATAACCGATGAGCTGACATTGATGCTTGGAATAGATGCTTTTTATTCCCAGCATGGTATTCATGATACAATGGGTGATATGCTATTCAATTTGATAGGATCTATTGTAGTGGCTTTCTGGGGCACCGTCTATCTAAATAGCCTGTCCTATAAAATCGCAGAACTATTTGAGAAAAGATTTGATAGCAAGAAACAATAATTTTTTACTAGCACTCCTTCGTCGATTATTTAAAAATAGAAAGGAGATCTTAGATCAAAAATTGTAATTAAGATCTCACTCAGTTAATTCCGGTTCACTTGTTTTAAGATCCTCTAGTTTTTTGGGATCCCGTACATCCTGGCCGGTTTTTCCCATGTACAGGAAAGTCCACCATATTGTGAATACTGCAGGTATTACCACAATACTCAGTACAGTGCTTATGATACTCCATATCACTGAAAGATACTCAAACGAGGCAAACAATGTACCAAGAGAATTGAGTGCAACAACCACCACAATGGTAAGTAACCACAGTATCACAACAGCGGCCTTGTTATTAAGAAAGAACCTGTACCCGGTCTTTAGAGCCTGAATCGGTCCGAGGTTGTCAACAACAAGTGCATAGTAGGATACTGCTAATATGATACTTATTGCAATACCATAAATAATCCAGAGCAAAAATCCAGCACCCAGTACTAACAGATTTTGCATTATGACATCAATATTGGTAAGGTCACCTGCCTGCAAAATACCGGGTATGACAAATATAACACCTGCCAGTATTATCAGGTAAAACAATATCTGTAACAGGAAATAATTGAAAAAATGTGTCTTGCCGGAATTGATCATCTCTTCATAACTGGTTCTGCCAGTTAGTGCTACATCTTTTGCCATGCCTACCGCACCGGCTGTAAAAAATACTTCTATTAAAGAGCTGATAATCAGCAATATTGCAAATCCTCCGCCTAAGTACACAATATGTGGAGTGATTGCTTCAATGATATCGCCCATGACAGGTTCGGCCATCAGTGGCGCTACAGATGGTACTACTGCTGCTATAAACAGAAACATGTAAGCTATCCAGATAATACCTATTATGATAACCGAAAGAATGAAAGGAACTGATATCTTCAAATTCTTCGTCCAGGCAGTAAAACCCCGGTTTAATACTTCCTCTATGGTTATTGGCATTTGATCCTCCCTCTTAGTAATTAAACATATAGAGCTGTGCATTTACACATATCTTTTGGATGCTGATAGGATTCATCTCTTTGAAAAAGGAGATTCCTTACGTAAAGGAGGAGTATTTGACATAAATCGGCTCATGAATGAAAACAGCCACACTTATATAACATAACTAATATTTTTGTGCCATCATTAGATGAAAGGGACCGGGCTAAAAACATTATTGTACCCCAATACACCACAATCCCCTCTATTTTCTCCGGTCCCTTTCACCCGATTATACCGCTCTTCTTCCAGTCCCCTATCATATCAGGTTAATTATAGGTGTATGTTTATTGCTGTGATATGTTTTCTACAGAGCGATTATATCTGTGCCATATCTGCCAGACCAATCAGAATCACTCTTTCTTCCTCTGCGACCTGTCGCATCCGGGAAGTAAAACCGGCCCGGCTTATCAGGGCGAAATGTTCCTGGCTTTCAGGATACCAGTCCACAAAGCAGCCCCTTTCTTTCAGGGAATAGTACGCATCAGGTCCAACCTTTTGCACTTCCATTATTTGAGATGTTGTAAGTCTTTTTGTCGAAAGAGGTATATACTATCTTACTTGTAAGATATGTGGGGTATTTTATGACTTTAATAGATGTAAAAAGTGTGACTGTCAGCAAAAAAGGGCAAATTACCATTCCCAGCGCATACAGAAATTGCGGTATGAAGATAGGCGACAGAGCAGCTGTTTTTGTGTATGATGATCACATTGAGATTCGACCTTTGTCTTTCATCGAAGAAGGATTAAGTTGTGCTATCGCTTCCCAGGAATCCCTTTCAAAAGAATGGGACACTCCTGAAGAAGATGCTGCCTGGGATCATTTGAAAGACTACCTGGGGAAGTAATCGATGATTTATAGAGGAAGCATAGTTATCATTCCTTTCCCCTTTACAGACAATAACAATAGCAAACTCAGACCGGCGATCGCTGTTTCTGATCAGATGAGGCGGGACGTGATACTGTGCCAGATTACATCCGGAAAACCTGCGGACAATTGTGCTGTCTATGTTTCAGATAGCGATCTATCTGAAGGCTCACTTCGCCAGGGTAGCTGGGTTCGGGTGAACAAAATATTCACAATGGACTCCAGCAATATCCTTAAAATAATTGGAAATGTTCATTTGTACAAACAAAAAGAAATTCAGAATAATTTATTGAAACTTTTCCTGTAAGTCTTTATCTGCCAGACCAATCAGAATCACTTTCTCTTCCTCTGTGACTTCCTGCACCTGTTGAGTGAAACTGGCCCAATCAACAAATTTACGGAACATGTTTCTTATGATTGTGTTTCGTATATTGATAATGGTACTGATGGTGAACCGCCCCTACCTTACGAAAGGGGCTTCCTGTTTCTTCTCTTTTCCTAACGGACACAGGTCACAGGCATCCGGATTAACTGTCATATTTGCTGTAGCACTGACCGCGGGTGCAGCGCTCATTATAAAAAGGAAGGGGGAAAGTGTTCCAAATGCGGAAACACTTACACATCTTTAGCAATAATTTTATCAGCATACTCGCAAGCCACAGGCAGCCTTACTAAATTCCCGGTATAGGTCATGTAAATCAGATAAAACCATAATACTAGACTGACCAAACCTATGAGGGAAGATATCACTCCTCCTAGAACCGGGACCATTGACACTATGGTGTTCAGTATGGAAAGACCCCCAAATACAACGATCGACTGTGCTGCATTGAATCTCACGGATTTGTTCTCTTTCTCGATTAAAAGAAAAATTATGCCGGTAATAAAACCCAGGAGATAGGTCAATACACCAGCTATATTTTCCTCAAGCCCGATACTTGTTTTACTCATCTTAACCCGTCCTCGTTTCCACATAGATTATAATTTCATTCATTTCTGCATAATCCGAACTGGGCTGTGTTCCGATTTCTAAAGTTTTACTGTCTTTGGTGGCTGTCACATATATCATGACATCCCCTTTTTCAGTTAACATTTGGGATTGGATATTTTCCCATCCCTGTGTTTCCAGTTCATTTTCGTAGAAATTTTTTACATCTTCGGGATTATCGCCACTTAAATAGTGCACTTGTTCCTGAGTAACATCCGAACCTGTCGTGAGTGAAGCATAGTCTGTCCTTACAGAGTCGGGATACCTGGGTGCATCTGCAAAGTCCTGGCCATCCACATCCGTGGTAGGTGGAGCATCAGGTTCTTCTTCAGCAACCTGGGAACTTGTCCCATCATTGTTCATGTCAGCAACGTTTACTCCTTTTCTTGGACCGGTAATTACTGTAGCAGTCGTGATATTACCATTAACAGCTGTATTTATGCCCATAATTCTATCGTCTTTTCCAAGAGCAACTCCTACTTTATATCCTGCAAAATCTCCTTCCCAGTCAGCTATAACTTCCCAACCTTCACTTTCTGCCGTTTGTTGCAGGTCATTTAGAACCTGGGAAGAATCCTGTGTCTCGATTTCATACTGGGTCAGTGAAATGTTATCTCCCAGATTAATACTTCGAGTTTCTTCGTATTCAGAGGGTATATCATCAACAGCCGGGTCTCCGCTTGAACAACCACTTAATGCCATTGCGCCAATTATCATCAGAAGAACAAATAGGTACATTTTATTCGATGCCATTTTCTTACACCCCATTTTATAAATTCATCTTTTGGAAGTGTGGTCTAAAGACAAAATAGTAAACCGCCCTTCGTTTAAAGATATGTAAATATATTTCACATAAATTTTTTGGGTTTTGGCTGCAAATGTTGTGGAAATAATAGAGGGCTGAGGTGGAATGAAAATTGAACACAAAACACGGGATTTCAGATATATCCTGAAGTATCAGAGGTGCTTGTCAGCCGGCCAGACAAATGTTAATTGACATTCAAGCCCTTGCCATCAGGGAGGGGTGGTTGACATTTCGTCAATTGAGACAAACTGATCCTTTTCTTCCAGACGCTTGTACATTCTGTCCATGAATTCCTCCCTATCAATCAAATCCATCATCCTTGTGAGAATATCGCTATAGGTCTCCCCTTTATGGCCATAGTTTTTCAGCCTGTCTTTTATTGCCTTTGTTGTGGGGATAGTCGTTGCGTGGTTAATGCATGATAAAAAAATATCCATATCTGAACTGATTTCAGACAGCCACAGCCATCGTACCAGAACTTGTAGATGGCAACTTCATCTCATTTGCCCCGGTAATCGATAATTTTAATGGCAATTCGCGATTTCGTTTAGAAACTTCCAATAATAGTTTAATATTGATAGATTCTTCTGAAACCTTGATATCTGCCCTGATCTGTTTAAGATTCTTCATGTCATATTTGGAAATTCCAAATCTTTTGGCTGCATCAAGTATTTCAATCCCGACAATCGAATTGTCCATTCCAACATCCAATAAAACACCATCAATTTCTATAGAGGACTTGTATTGGACTCCTTTTGAAAATGCAAAAAAACTATCATTGAGTGAGTCATAATCCCAGTAGTCGCTCTTACTATTGATATTAATCACTTTTTGTGGCTCTGACATAAATCCTCCCAATTATTTTTCCACATAATACAGATGCTGTATGTATGGACAGTACAAATCTAACCAAATTTAGTTAGCATAAGGCCATTTTTTTGGTATACTCAGGCATTAGTTCTTTTGCGGATGTCAATGTTGAAAATTGCTTATCGACCCAATCCATGGATTGAGCTAAAACCTTTGGGCTAATGTTTTTACTTTCTTCAAAAACACCAATCGAATTAAATGTGTATCCCCATTCTTTGAAGGCCAAACATGTTATGATAGCGTCTTTGCACCTGTAATCGCCTGTAAGTGCGAAAATCAATAGTGGCCGGTCTAAATCGACATAACAATCGACAACATAGTTGCCGTCTGGGTCATGCTTTGGCTCACTGTAACTAAAAGTACATTTATCTCCAAATATATGTTTCATATATTCCTTAAAATCTTCCTTAAATAAAGAGGATATGTGCTGTTTTCTGATAAACGATAAATCTGTTATTTTTGTAAGTGCCTGTATGAAACTAAAAAGAGAATCCCCGTATTGTTCATTTTCCACTCTAATAATCAGTTCGCCATTTATGTCTTCTATATTGTGTGTTTCCAATATATTATTGAAAAATGAACGTCTTTTTCCTTTTGTAGAAGGGATATCGAGATCATAATATGATAAATGCATTAAAGTATGACCTTCATCTGTAAAATGCCAACCGTCTTCATCTTTTTTTAGCACTATTACAAAAGAATCGCCATCATCAAATCCAAACGGAGTATCTACTACATATCGTTCAATTCCTTCTTGGAAAATCTCTAACTCCTAGCATACGGATTCCTTTAGAGTCTTTATCAGATCCTTTTCCATACTTGACACTCCGTTTCAATAATCATATATTGTTTTTCCTTCTATTTTTATATTGCAATCATACAACATGACGCTTAATGCATCGTGCCAATTAGAATATGTGGATGCTTCTTCGGCATATCCATCAATATTATATCCCCTCAATTGATAGCGTTCTGTTGCTTTGTGTATATGGTACCCAAGAATTCTTTCTTTTTCAATTTTATTTTTGTGAGTATGGTTTTTTCCGTTGTACCGTCTCAAAATATACCAATATTTGCTTTGTGGTTCTTGATACATCAGAATTACTGAGAAATCAAATGGGTTGTTATCATTAACACGGATGCGGACTTGGAACTTATTTCCATTAGAAGACGTTAATGGTAAATCATATTCCTTGTACTGCCTGCCTTTTTTCAATATTGGTCGAATATATTTTACAACCAACGCCGAAACTGGTTTTGTTTCACCAATCAGAGATTGTATTTTATGATCATTCAACATTATCTCGCGTTCTCAAGTGACGATCTCCTGACTTGTATCAGATTCTTTCAACCCACGTCCGTTAGGTGTATTTGATTTACAGCCAAATTAAGCATTATGGGTAAATTTGTTCACATGTTATTTATATTAAGTGAATAAAAATGGACATGATATATGTCCCTGTGCAAGTATGGAGCCGCTTATCTGCTGTAAGCAATCCTATCCAATTTCCTGGAAACCTCCGGCGTATAATAAACCTCCCCGCAGATATCACACACGTAGGCAGATACTCTCAAAGACACACGTTCCCCTTCCGCTTTTTTGACTTCAACTTCGGTGTTTTTCTAAACCAATCTGCCCTGGCAGAAATTACAACTGTCCGGTAACATATAGATTCATCTCTTTTGAAACAGGAGACTCCTTCCGTAAGGTAGGAAAGGAATGTTTCTTACTTTTGTTTTGCATACTTATCACGTTAACTATTTAATGTATTGTGTCTAATATATGAGTATGGATAGGACTATTAAATTGAAACTTGATGTGTCTGAAGAAGACAAAACAAGTCTCAAGAACACAGTTGTTTGTTTTAACAAAGTGTTCAATATAGTTGCTGAGTATGGGTTTGCCAATCATACTCATTCCAAAGTCTCTATCCATCACGCTACTTA harbors:
- a CDS encoding nucleotidyl transferase AbiEii/AbiGii toxin family protein; its protein translation is MSEIINFSLDELRVITRYLHEREDTDNPTTVLIGGWAVDSYNPWYGSVDIDLITNNSTRNSLNYYLRKERDFVPYRLPGQPRSVKKVTKAGSVIIDFATREKLFPFEGTHEYLDFSILDGNTETRAIRGNIEMAVPNRATLIVLKLKAVWDRNNRISQRKSYDIEWESGKLVKDYADILALIDPNNGGNDVEISVLGKFMNTYPFLKESLASVSESDDGIEKYGRMPESTAKTIIGQILSLI
- a CDS encoding SIMPL domain-containing protein; translated protein: MAQENNKDKSYYIIIALSVVLVLMAATLYAGSVDGSDSDSENTLQMNGNAEMMVMPDTATLNIGAEIMAPTAEEASQENADVMNAVIEELKDLGLEDEDIRTSHVSVRPEYNYGEETRTIEGYSASNSVQITTTNLDILGEIIDRSASAGANQIGGVSFSVSDEKQKELHEDLITEAVADASSKAEVLAENLGVEIVGVKSSSISDGTQPRTYYEESVAMDAAEEPATPIEPGESRVSMSVRVTYIVQ
- a CDS encoding AbrB/MazE/SpoVT family DNA-binding domain-containing protein, whose protein sequence is MTLIDVKSVTVSKKGQITIPSAYRNCGMKIGDRAAVFVYDDHIEIRPLSFIEEGLSCAIASQESLSKEWDTPEEDAAWDHLKDYLGK
- a CDS encoding type II toxin-antitoxin system PemK/MazF family toxin, with product MIYRGSIVIIPFPFTDNNNSKLRPAIAVSDQMRRDVILCQITSGKPADNCAVYVSDSDLSEGSLRQGSWVRVNKIFTMDSSNILKIIGNVHLYKQKEIQNNLLKLFL
- a CDS encoding DUF4870 domain-containing protein — protein: MSKTSIGLEENIAGVLTYLLGFITGIIFLLIEKENKSVRFNAAQSIVVFGGLSILNTIVSMVPVLGGVISSLIGLVSLVLWFYLIYMTYTGNLVRLPVACEYADKIIAKDV
- a CDS encoding DUF2283 domain-containing protein; translation: MSEPQKVININSKSDYWDYDSLNDSFFAFSKGVQYKSSIEIDGVLLDVGMDNSIVGIEILDAAKRFGISKYDMKNLKQIRADIKVSEESINIKLLLEVSKRNRELPLKLSITGANEMKLPSTSSGTMAVAV
- a CDS encoding DUF1828 domain-containing protein, which gives rise to MFQEGIERYVVDTPFGFDDGDSFVIVLKKDEDGWHFTDEGHTLMHLSYYDLDIPSTKGKRRSFFNNILETHNIEDINGELIIRVENEQYGDSLFSFIQALTKITDLSFIRKQHISSLFKEDFKEYMKHIFGDKCTFSYSEPKHDPDGNYVVDCYVDLDRPLLIFALTGDYRCKDAIITCLAFKEWGYTFNSIGVFEESKNISPKVLAQSMDWVDKQFSTLTSAKELMPEYTKKMALC